Proteins encoded by one window of Pseudomonas coleopterorum:
- the ssuB gene encoding aliphatic sulfonates ABC transporter ATP-binding protein codes for MTVLKEQPRNLRRGIPLAVRQLRKTFGEREVLRDIDLNIPAGQFVAIVGRSGCGKSTLLRLLAALDQPTSGQLLAGSGPLSEARNDTRLMFQEARLLPWKRVIDNVGLGLSGNWREQALQALEAVGLAERANEWPAALSGGQKQRVALARALIHKPRLLLLDEPLGALDALTRIEMQQLIENLWRKHGFTVLLVTHDVSEAVAIADRVILIEEGRIGLDLAVELPRPRARGSHRLAALETEVLNRVLALPGNPPEPEPPSPLPTQLRWAR; via the coding sequence GGCGGTCCGTCAGTTGCGCAAGACCTTTGGCGAGCGCGAGGTGCTGCGCGACATCGACCTGAACATCCCGGCCGGGCAGTTCGTGGCCATCGTCGGTCGCAGCGGTTGCGGCAAGAGCACCTTGCTGCGTCTGCTGGCGGCCCTCGACCAGCCCACCAGCGGCCAGCTGCTGGCCGGCTCGGGTCCGCTCAGTGAGGCGCGCAACGACACTCGGCTGATGTTTCAGGAAGCTCGCTTGCTGCCGTGGAAACGAGTCATCGACAACGTTGGCCTGGGGCTGTCGGGCAATTGGCGCGAGCAGGCCCTGCAGGCGCTCGAAGCGGTGGGGCTGGCCGAACGTGCCAATGAATGGCCGGCGGCGCTGTCGGGGGGGCAGAAGCAGCGTGTGGCCTTGGCGCGGGCGCTGATCCACAAGCCGCGGCTGTTGCTGCTGGACGAACCCTTGGGTGCTCTGGATGCCCTGACGCGGATCGAGATGCAGCAGTTGATCGAGAACCTGTGGCGCAAGCACGGCTTCACCGTGTTGCTGGTGACCCACGACGTTTCCGAGGCCGTGGCGATTGCCGACCGGGTGATTCTGATCGAGGAGGGGCGTATCGGTCTGGACTTGGCCGTCGAGCTGCCGCGGCCGCGGGCTCGCGGTTCTCATCGCCTGGCGGCGTTGGAAACCGAAGTGCTCAATCGGGTATTGGCGTTGCCGGGCAATCCACCGGAGCCAGAGCCCCCGTCGCCATTGCCGACCCAGTTGCGCTGGGCGCGTTGA